CGCACTAGAGGGAGCGGAGCACGAGGCTGCCGCCCGAGATCAGGATGACCAGCACCACCAGCCGACGAAACAGCAGCGGGTCGATACGCTCCTGCAGGCGGATGCCGAGACTGACACCCAGGAAGTTCGGGAGCACCGTCAGCGCCGCAACGACCAGGATCGTCAGATCGTAGAGGCCGAGCTGGTACAGGCTAAAGACCTGCACACTCGTGCCGACAAGGTACAGCAACGTCAGGAAGAAGACGAACTCGCGCTTGCCCAGCCGCAGGGCGTGCGTGTACGACGCCAGGGCCGGCGCGAAGATGCCGGTGCTGCCGCCGAGCAGCCCGCCCAGGATGCCCATCGGCAAGGCGAGGTACCGCTCCAGCCGGGGCGGTACGGCCAGGTCTGGCTTCACCAGGGCCACGATCCCGAACAGCACCGCGGCGCTGCCGACGATCAGCGCCAGCAGGTTCGGATCGACGCGCGCCAGCAGCAGCGACCCGGCCACGGTCCCGACGCTCAGCCCGGCGATGGTCGGGATAAACCGACGAAACGTCCGCCGGCTGCCCCCGCCGCGCATCGTAATGTTGACGTTGTTCATCAGCGAGGCGATGGAGATCACCAGGACGGCGTGGCGCGCATCCCAGATGGTCGAGACAAGCGGCGTGGCGACGAGCGGAAAGCCGAATCCGATAGCGCCCTTGATGATGGCCGCCCCCAGCACTGCCAGCAGTACCCCGACCATCTGGAGGATGCTCAGCTCGGCGAGTGCGGTGGCGACGGTCTGGAACAGGTCACTCATGGGTGATACACATCTCGGCGGCGGATGATCGCACATCGGCGCACGGAGCAGCGGGTCACAGGTCGAGGGCTACGCAGGGCGATTGCATGTTGATGTCGTCGTGCCGCCGCGTCGGGGACTGAAGTCCCCGCCTACAGTCACGCCGTCGCTGCGCGACGGCCGTCGGGAATGGCAGGCACTGGTGCGACAGGCGCGTCGCGCAGCGACTGCAGGAGTGTAGGCGGGGCTTTCAAGCCCCGACGACGCTGCACGACGACATCAACATGCAATCGCCCTGGAGGGCTACGCTCGAGCACGGCACGCACGACCGCCGGGCCGCTATCCTCCAGCGGATGACGGCAATCTCCCCTGATGAGGCAGCCAGCCCCTATGACTGACGAGGACGTGCTCCGCTCTCACCTCGACGCGCTCGGCGTCCCCTACGAGATCTTCCCGTGCGACCCGGCCCTGGCCGACACGGCGGCCTTCTGCGAAGCGTACGGCTTCGCTGGCGACGACTCGGCCAACACGATCCTGGTCATCGGCAAGTCGAGTCCGCCGCGCTTCGCCGCCTGCGTGGTGCTGGCGACGACGCGCCTGGACGTGAACCGGGCCGTCAAGCAGAAGATCGGCGCGCGGGCGTCGTTCGCGCCCGCCGAGGAGACGCGCCGGTTGACCGGCATGGAGATCGGCGGCGTCACGGTCTTCGGCCTGCCGGCCGACATGCCGATCTGGGTTGACGCCCGCGTGATGACCCGCGAGCGGATCGTGCTGGGGGGCGGGAGCCGCTCCTGCAAGGTTCTGGCCGGCCCGGAGATCCTGCAAGCGCTGCCGAACGTCGAGATCGTGGAGGGGCTGGCAGGATAGCCACCCCGC
The genomic region above belongs to Chloroflexota bacterium and contains:
- a CDS encoding sulfite exporter TauE/SafE family protein, whose product is MSDLFQTVATALAELSILQMVGVLLAVLGAAIIKGAIGFGFPLVATPLVSTIWDARHAVLVISIASLMNNVNITMRGGGSRRTFRRFIPTIAGLSVGTVAGSLLLARVDPNLLALIVGSAAVLFGIVALVKPDLAVPPRLERYLALPMGILGGLLGGSTGIFAPALASYTHALRLGKREFVFFLTLLYLVGTSVQVFSLYQLGLYDLTILVVAALTVLPNFLGVSLGIRLQERIDPLLFRRLVVLVILISGGSLVLRSL